One Mesorhizobium sp. L-2-11 genomic region harbors:
- the infA gene encoding translation initiation factor IF-1 yields MPKEEVLEFPGVVTELLPNAMFRVKLENEHEIIAHTAGRMRKNRIRVLTGDKVLVEMTPYDLTKGRITYRFK; encoded by the coding sequence ATGCCGAAGGAAGAAGTCCTCGAGTTTCCGGGTGTCGTCACGGAATTGTTGCCCAATGCGATGTTCAGGGTGAAGCTTGAAAACGAACACGAAATCATCGCCCACACCGCCGGCCGCATGCGCAAGAACCGTATCCGCGTGCTGACCGGCGACAAGGTCCTTGTCGAGATGACACCCTACGACCTGACCAAGGGCCGCATCACCTACCGTTTCAAGTAA
- the murA gene encoding UDP-N-acetylglucosamine 1-carboxyvinyltransferase, which produces MDRIRIVGGNKLAGSITISGAKNAALPLMIASLLTDDTLTLENVPHLADVEQLIRILGNHGVDYSVNGRREKQQEGYSRTVTFSARNIVDTTAPYELVSKMRASFWVIGPLLARMGEAKVSLPGGCAIGTRPVDLFLEGLQVLGADIDVDTGYVIAKARNGRLVGNRYVFPKVSVGATHVLMMAASLAKGETVLENAAREPEIVNLAECLNAMGARIFGAGTDTITIDGVEALSGARVRVIPDRIETGTYAMAVAMTGGDVVLEGARADLLQTALDVISQTGAEITQTNSGIRVRRNGAGIAPVDVTTAPFPAFPTDLQAQFMGLMTMAKGKSRITETIFENRFMHVQELARLGAHITLSGQTAIVDGVPKLKGAPVMATDLRASVSLVIAGLAAEGETTVNRVYHLDRGFERLEEKLSGCGAVIERISG; this is translated from the coding sequence ATGGATCGCATCAGAATTGTCGGCGGCAACAAGCTTGCCGGAAGCATCACGATCTCGGGCGCGAAGAACGCCGCGCTGCCGCTGATGATCGCTTCGCTGCTCACCGACGACACGCTGACCCTGGAAAACGTGCCGCATCTGGCCGATGTCGAGCAGCTGATCCGCATCCTCGGCAATCATGGCGTGGACTATTCGGTCAACGGCCGCCGCGAAAAGCAGCAGGAGGGCTATTCGCGCACCGTCACTTTCTCCGCCCGTAACATCGTCGACACCACCGCACCCTACGAGCTGGTGTCGAAGATGCGCGCCTCGTTCTGGGTGATCGGCCCGCTGCTTGCCCGCATGGGCGAGGCCAAGGTGTCGCTGCCCGGCGGCTGCGCCATCGGCACGCGGCCGGTCGATCTTTTCCTCGAAGGCCTCCAGGTGCTGGGCGCCGATATCGACGTCGACACCGGCTATGTCATCGCCAAGGCCAGAAACGGCCGTCTTGTCGGCAATCGCTACGTCTTTCCGAAAGTGTCGGTCGGCGCCACCCATGTGCTGATGATGGCCGCATCGCTGGCCAAGGGCGAGACGGTGCTCGAAAACGCCGCCCGCGAGCCGGAGATCGTCAACCTCGCCGAATGCCTCAACGCCATGGGCGCCAGGATTTTTGGCGCCGGCACAGATACCATCACCATCGACGGCGTCGAGGCGCTGTCGGGCGCCCGGGTCCGAGTGATACCGGACCGCATCGAGACCGGCACCTATGCGATGGCCGTCGCCATGACCGGCGGCGACGTCGTGCTCGAAGGCGCGCGGGCCGACCTGCTGCAGACCGCGCTCGACGTGATTTCCCAAACCGGCGCCGAGATCACGCAGACCAATTCCGGCATCCGCGTCAGGCGCAACGGCGCCGGCATCGCGCCGGTCGACGTGACGACAGCGCCCTTCCCGGCGTTCCCGACCGATTTGCAGGCGCAGTTCATGGGGCTGATGACGATGGCCAAGGGCAAGTCGCGCATCACCGAGACGATCTTCGAAAACCGCTTCATGCACGTCCAGGAACTCGCCCGGCTCGGCGCCCACATAACATTGTCCGGCCAGACGGCGATCGTCGACGGCGTGCCGAAGCTGAAGGGCGCGCCGGTGATGGCGACCGACCTTCGCGCTTCGGTGTCGCTGGTCATCGCCGGCCTGGCGGCCGAGGGCGAGACCACGGTCAACCGGGTCTATCATCTCGACCGCGGTTTTGAGCGGCTGGAAGAAAAGCTGTCCGGCTGCGGCGCGGTGATCGAGCGGATTTCGGGGTAG
- a CDS encoding DUF2948 family protein — protein sequence MNLLKLVALDDQDLSIVSAHVQDAVLKVGDLEYIPAVKRFVMTMNRFVWEAKSGFLRQHNERRQSVLHFDRVLGAKTSGIARDKPNEVLSLLAISFVALDKPAGIVELIFSGGGAIMLDVECIEARLADIGGAWEATSRPFHRA from the coding sequence ATGAACCTTCTCAAGCTTGTCGCGCTCGACGATCAGGACCTGAGCATCGTCTCGGCCCATGTCCAGGACGCCGTGCTCAAGGTCGGCGACCTCGAATACATTCCAGCGGTCAAGCGCTTCGTGATGACGATGAACCGCTTCGTCTGGGAGGCGAAATCGGGTTTCTTGCGCCAGCACAATGAGCGGCGGCAAAGCGTGCTGCATTTCGACCGGGTGCTGGGCGCCAAGACCAGCGGCATTGCCCGCGACAAGCCGAACGAGGTGCTGTCGCTGCTGGCGATCAGCTTCGTCGCGCTCGACAAGCCGGCCGGCATTGTCGAGCTGATCTTTTCAGGCGGCGGCGCGATCATGCTCGATGTCGAGTGCATCGAGGCGCGGCTGGCTGACATCGGCGGCGCCTGGGAAGCGACGTCGCGCCCCTTCCACAGAGCCTGA
- a CDS encoding class I SAM-dependent methyltransferase, with the protein MRLAAKVVAKGIALLPDPVRYHVIDRAGLLLGQRDELTPPCWMFHDADRMDGSRNLREFIAIGESMISWLIERGLEPTDRVLDVGSGIGRMALPLTGYLTGSGSYDGIEIDPFKVRYCRRTVGRQHLNFRFHHADVYNKYYNPRGRLAAAKYRFPFEDESFDFVFLVSVFTHMLPVDLEHYLSEITRVMAKGATCTASFWLTEKKKGPPLHDYSEFCEVFRLDAPEHGVHYIESYIRDLYRGVGLAVNDIVYGSRSKRQQDTVIASKPG; encoded by the coding sequence ATGAGGCTGGCCGCGAAAGTAGTTGCAAAGGGGATCGCGCTGTTGCCGGATCCGGTGCGCTATCATGTCATAGATCGGGCTGGACTGCTCTTGGGACAGCGTGATGAACTGACTCCACCCTGCTGGATGTTCCACGATGCCGACCGGATGGACGGCTCTCGCAATCTGCGAGAGTTCATCGCCATCGGTGAGTCAATGATTTCTTGGCTGATCGAGCGAGGCCTTGAACCTACGGACCGGGTTCTCGATGTCGGCTCCGGCATCGGCCGCATGGCGTTGCCGCTGACCGGCTATCTGACAGGATCGGGGAGTTATGACGGAATAGAGATCGATCCATTCAAAGTGCGTTATTGTCGGCGGACTGTAGGGCGGCAACATCTCAACTTCCGATTTCATCATGCTGACGTCTACAATAAATACTATAACCCCCGAGGCCGCTTGGCCGCAGCTAAGTACCGCTTTCCCTTCGAGGACGAGTCGTTCGACTTCGTCTTCTTGGTTTCTGTGTTCACTCACATGCTTCCTGTCGACCTAGAGCACTACCTCTCCGAGATCACGCGCGTGATGGCGAAGGGAGCGACTTGCACAGCCAGCTTCTGGTTGACAGAGAAGAAGAAAGGCCCTCCGCTCCACGACTATTCGGAGTTCTGTGAGGTCTTCCGACTCGACGCACCTGAGCACGGGGTTCACTACATCGAGAGTTACATACGTGACCTGTACCGAGGAGTGGGCCTGGCCGTCAATGACATAGTCTACGGCTCTCGATCGAAACGCCAACAGGACACCGTGATCGCCAGCAAGCCCGGGTGA
- a CDS encoding substrate-binding protein yields the protein MISRRTVLKSGGAAAAFAMVGAPAILRAADTVKIGLSIPITGLQAILGETLLNCYKLAADDLNAANGIGGRQVELFVEDNQTTTKGSIDKARKLLNEDKVDVIMGTIISPERSATLSVTSRAKKLFFYPTNFEGGECNRYFVATGPIPMQQVDPMMPWVAENLGKTIYIMASDYAWPQKMTEAITAAYEKAGGKIIGADYYPFGTTDFGPAFQKIKSLKPDVVWSMVVGNDAVTQLKQYRSFDIKQPLIAPLDEVFNKDALPPGVAAGTYAPQPYWMALDNPVNKKFIASFRDKFGQEKMVNGIGEAGYNGLHLYALAAEKAGSLKDDDVLAALSTIEFDAPQGKIRVDATNNHTLCHSYVGKAAADGIGYDIVKDFGVIAPVTPDCKV from the coding sequence ATGATAAGCAGACGAACTGTTTTGAAATCGGGCGGCGCCGCAGCGGCCTTCGCCATGGTCGGAGCGCCGGCGATCTTGCGCGCGGCCGATACTGTCAAGATCGGACTGTCTATCCCGATCACCGGGCTGCAGGCGATCCTCGGCGAAACGCTGCTCAATTGCTACAAGCTGGCCGCCGACGATCTCAACGCCGCTAACGGCATCGGCGGACGCCAGGTCGAGCTGTTTGTCGAGGACAACCAGACCACGACCAAGGGCTCGATCGACAAGGCACGCAAGCTGCTCAACGAAGATAAGGTCGACGTGATCATGGGCACGATCATATCGCCGGAGCGCAGCGCAACGCTGTCGGTGACCTCGAGGGCCAAGAAGCTGTTCTTCTACCCGACAAACTTCGAAGGCGGCGAATGCAACCGCTACTTCGTCGCTACCGGCCCGATCCCGATGCAGCAGGTCGACCCGATGATGCCGTGGGTTGCCGAAAATCTCGGCAAGACAATCTACATCATGGCCTCAGATTATGCCTGGCCGCAGAAGATGACCGAGGCAATCACGGCGGCCTATGAGAAGGCCGGCGGCAAGATCATAGGCGCCGACTACTATCCGTTCGGCACGACAGATTTTGGCCCCGCGTTCCAGAAGATCAAGTCGCTGAAGCCCGACGTCGTCTGGTCCATGGTAGTCGGCAACGACGCAGTCACCCAGCTCAAACAATATCGTAGCTTCGACATCAAGCAGCCGCTGATCGCCCCGCTGGATGAAGTCTTCAACAAGGATGCGCTTCCGCCCGGCGTGGCAGCCGGAACTTACGCGCCTCAGCCCTACTGGATGGCGCTCGACAACCCGGTCAACAAGAAGTTCATTGCGAGCTTCCGCGATAAGTTCGGCCAGGAAAAGATGGTCAACGGCATCGGCGAAGCCGGCTACAACGGACTGCACCTCTACGCGCTTGCCGCCGAGAAGGCCGGATCGCTGAAGGACGACGATGTACTGGCAGCGCTATCGACGATCGAATTCGATGCGCCGCAAGGCAAGATCCGGGTTGACGCAACCAACAATCACACGCTCTGCCATTCCTATGTCGGCAAAGCAGCAGCCGATGGCATCGGCTATGACATCGTCAAGGATTTCGGCGTCATTGCGCCGGTAACACCAGACTGCAAGGTTTAA
- a CDS encoding branched-chain amino acid ABC transporter permease, whose translation MIARDRNWLLIFAFCVALAILYPFIADGYQLTVIRDALIFGLFAASLDFFWGRTGILCFGHAAFFGIGGYIMALVTLNDAIPFASLLGVLGAIAGAALVAAIIGYFLFFGGIRGSYFTIVTLALGVICQQAAVSWSSVTGGDSGLIGIPPIEFEVAGWHVDLGQDLPSYIFVSAIVAVAVFALWSLSRGRWGTVLTAIQDNETRAAALGHNAPLRLLITFILSAAIAGLAGALYVCMAGLVAPDLSGLLLSTEVIVWVAVGGRGTLLGPVLGAIFIQRAQQTISSFNPSLWPLLLGCVFVIIVFVLPDGILSVYARLKSLFKGWRRAQ comes from the coding sequence ATGATCGCCCGTGACCGCAACTGGCTGCTGATCTTCGCCTTCTGCGTGGCGCTCGCCATCCTGTATCCGTTCATCGCCGATGGCTATCAGCTTACGGTGATCCGGGACGCACTGATCTTCGGCCTGTTTGCTGCGAGCCTCGACTTCTTCTGGGGCCGCACCGGCATTCTGTGTTTCGGGCATGCCGCCTTCTTCGGCATCGGCGGCTACATCATGGCCCTGGTCACGCTCAACGACGCCATCCCCTTCGCCAGCCTACTCGGTGTCTTGGGCGCGATTGCTGGTGCGGCCCTTGTCGCCGCCATCATCGGTTACTTCCTGTTCTTCGGCGGCATCCGTGGCAGCTACTTTACCATCGTGACGCTGGCCCTGGGCGTCATCTGCCAGCAAGCGGCTGTCTCCTGGAGTTCGGTAACCGGCGGCGACAGCGGCCTGATCGGCATCCCGCCGATCGAGTTCGAGGTTGCCGGGTGGCATGTCGACCTCGGCCAGGACCTTCCCTCCTATATTTTCGTCTCGGCCATCGTCGCGGTAGCCGTGTTCGCACTGTGGTCGCTGAGCCGTGGCCGTTGGGGGACGGTGCTGACCGCCATCCAGGACAATGAAACCAGGGCCGCCGCGCTCGGCCACAACGCGCCCTTGCGGCTGCTCATCACCTTCATTCTGTCGGCAGCGATCGCCGGGCTGGCCGGCGCCCTCTATGTCTGCATGGCAGGGTTGGTGGCGCCCGATCTTTCCGGCCTGCTTCTGTCGACGGAGGTGATCGTTTGGGTGGCGGTCGGCGGGCGTGGCACGCTGCTTGGTCCGGTGCTCGGCGCCATCTTTATCCAGCGCGCGCAGCAGACGATCAGCAGCTTCAATCCGAGCCTGTGGCCGCTGCTGCTCGGCTGCGTCTTCGTCATCATCGTCTTCGTCTTGCCGGATGGCATCCTGTCGGTCTACGCGCGGCTGAAGAGCCTTTTCAAAGGCTGGAGGCGCGCGCAATGA
- the yacG gene encoding DNA gyrase inhibitor YacG, protein MNSGSDDKVTPLRPKRPCPECGKPSARETYPFCSTRCKDIDLNRWLKGAYVIPGRDDEDETDNDPPK, encoded by the coding sequence ATGAACTCGGGTTCGGACGACAAGGTCACGCCGCTGCGGCCCAAGCGGCCCTGCCCCGAATGCGGCAAGCCGTCGGCGCGCGAGACCTACCCGTTCTGCTCGACGCGCTGCAAGGACATCGACCTCAACCGCTGGCTCAAGGGCGCCTATGTCATTCCGGGCCGCGACGACGAGGACGAAACGGACAACGACCCTCCAAAATGA
- a CDS encoding Maf-like protein, protein MSILQKLVLASGSPRRIELLQQAGIEPDRVLPAGVDETPLRAEHPRSLAKRLSKEKAEKALASLQTEEDYAPSFVLAADTVVAVGRRILPKAETFDDVVNCLGLLSGRSHRVYSGISLITPSGKLRQRLVETRVRFKRLPRAEIDAYVASGEWRGKAGGYAVQGLAGAFVVKLVGSYTNVVGLPLYETVALLAGEGFKVHANWQSVRP, encoded by the coding sequence ATGAGCATTTTGCAGAAGCTCGTGCTTGCCTCGGGTTCGCCGCGCCGAATCGAGCTGCTGCAGCAGGCCGGCATCGAGCCGGACCGCGTGCTGCCGGCCGGTGTCGACGAAACGCCGCTGCGCGCCGAGCATCCGCGCTCGCTGGCCAAGCGCCTGTCGAAGGAAAAAGCCGAGAAGGCGCTGGCCTCGCTGCAGACCGAAGAGGATTATGCGCCGAGCTTCGTGCTGGCCGCCGACACGGTGGTCGCCGTCGGCCGGCGCATCCTGCCCAAGGCCGAAACGTTCGACGACGTCGTCAATTGCCTCGGACTGCTGTCCGGCCGTTCGCACCGGGTCTATTCCGGCATCAGCCTGATCACGCCGAGCGGCAAGCTGCGCCAGCGGCTGGTCGAGACCAGGGTGCGTTTCAAGCGGCTGCCGCGCGCCGAGATCGACGCCTATGTGGCCTCGGGAGAATGGCGCGGCAAGGCCGGCGGCTATGCCGTCCAGGGTCTCGCCGGCGCCTTCGTCGTCAAGCTTGTCGGCTCCTACACCAACGTCGTCGGTCTGCCGCTCTACGAGACGGTGGCGCTGCTGGCCGGCGAGGGCTTCAAGGTGCATGCCAATTGGCAGTCAGTTCGGCCATGA
- a CDS encoding ATP-binding cassette domain-containing protein, with translation MSDVLLQAANVGIRFGGLQALEALNLTVRDKELCCIIGPNGAGKSTFLNVLTGTLRPTSGSVRFLGQDIAGMPLHRIARLGIARKFQIPSIFPSLSVEDNLNVARWSVSSPARPVRELLDLVALGKRAATLAGELAHGQKQWLEIGMALAIEPRLLLLDEPTAGMTPQETLATAEMLLRLKGEFSIVAVEHDIRFVRALNSETLVLHQGRRLRSGPFHDIEADEMVRDVYLGRR, from the coding sequence ATGAGCGATGTCCTGCTGCAGGCTGCAAATGTTGGCATCCGCTTCGGCGGGCTGCAGGCGCTGGAAGCATTGAACCTCACCGTTCGCGATAAGGAGCTCTGCTGCATCATCGGACCGAACGGTGCCGGCAAAAGCACGTTCCTCAACGTGCTGACCGGCACGCTTCGTCCGACCAGCGGTAGCGTGCGTTTCCTCGGCCAGGACATTGCGGGCATGCCATTGCACCGCATCGCCCGGCTCGGCATCGCCCGCAAATTCCAGATCCCCTCGATCTTTCCCAGCCTATCGGTGGAAGACAATCTGAACGTCGCGCGGTGGAGCGTGTCTTCACCAGCCCGCCCGGTTCGTGAGTTGCTGGACCTGGTCGCGCTCGGCAAGCGCGCCGCCACGCTGGCTGGTGAGCTCGCGCATGGCCAGAAGCAATGGCTGGAGATCGGGATGGCGCTCGCGATCGAGCCGCGGCTGCTTCTGCTCGACGAGCCGACCGCCGGCATGACGCCTCAGGAGACGCTGGCGACGGCCGAAATGCTGTTGCGGCTTAAGGGCGAGTTTTCGATCGTCGCAGTCGAACACGACATCCGCTTCGTGCGGGCGCTGAACAGCGAGACGCTGGTGCTGCACCAGGGCCGAAGGTTACGCAGCGGCCCTTTCCACGACATCGAGGCCGACGAGATGGTCCGCGACGTCTATCTGGGGAGGCGCTGA
- a CDS encoding UPF0262 family protein: MADYDRTRARLIDVELDESIGRSTPDVEHERAVAIFDLIEENSFQPVNDDGAGPYRLKLSLAESRLVFAVTREDGAAVVTHILSLTPLRRIVKDYYMICESYYDAIRTSTPSQIEAIDMGRRGLHNEGSQTLMDRLAGKIDIDFDTARRLFTLVCVLHWRG, encoded by the coding sequence ATGGCGGACTACGATCGAACCCGTGCCAGGCTGATCGATGTCGAACTCGACGAATCGATCGGCCGTTCGACACCCGATGTCGAGCATGAGCGCGCGGTGGCGATCTTCGACCTGATCGAGGAAAACAGCTTCCAGCCGGTCAATGACGACGGCGCCGGGCCCTACCGGCTAAAACTGTCGCTGGCCGAATCCCGCCTGGTCTTCGCGGTGACGCGCGAGGACGGCGCGGCGGTCGTCACCCACATCCTGTCGCTGACGCCGCTCAGGCGCATTGTCAAGGACTATTACATGATCTGCGAAAGCTATTACGACGCCATCCGCACCTCGACGCCCAGCCAGATCGAGGCGATCGACATGGGCCGGCGCGGCCTGCACAATGAGGGCTCGCAGACGCTGATGGACCGGCTGGCCGGCAAGATCGACATCGATTTCGACACGGCGCGCCGGCTGTTCACGCTGGTCTGCGTGCTGCACTGGCGAGGCTGA
- a CDS encoding ABC transporter ATP-binding protein — protein sequence MLRTVAVSAGYGVLPVVSGVDIKVAAGEVVGLLGRNGAGKTTLLRVIAGALRTRGGAVVLGDQDLTHAPAFRRARAGIAHVPQGRGIFNQLTVRQNLEVGTRAARGRGDRAIPADVFDYFPILRERESQVAGTLSGGQQQMLAIGRALCGHPSVLLLDEPSEGIQPNIVQSIAELVPRIARERGIAIILVEQNLDLVLKAADRCLVMEKGRIVHSGAPEAFADETLLKDLLAL from the coding sequence ATGCTGCGGACAGTGGCAGTTTCGGCCGGCTACGGCGTGCTCCCGGTGGTTAGCGGTGTCGACATCAAGGTCGCAGCCGGCGAGGTAGTCGGCCTGCTCGGCCGCAATGGCGCCGGCAAGACAACGCTGCTGCGTGTCATCGCAGGGGCGTTGCGGACCAGGGGCGGGGCGGTGGTTCTCGGTGACCAGGATCTCACCCATGCGCCGGCCTTCCGCCGAGCGCGCGCAGGCATCGCGCATGTGCCGCAGGGCCGCGGGATTTTCAACCAGCTGACCGTGCGGCAGAACCTTGAGGTCGGCACCCGCGCCGCCAGGGGCCGTGGCGACAGAGCCATTCCGGCCGACGTCTTCGACTATTTTCCGATCCTTCGCGAACGTGAATCGCAGGTCGCCGGCACGCTTTCGGGCGGCCAGCAGCAGATGCTGGCGATCGGCCGCGCGCTTTGCGGCCACCCTTCGGTGCTGCTCCTCGACGAACCCTCCGAAGGCATTCAGCCGAATATTGTCCAGTCTATCGCCGAGTTGGTGCCGCGCATCGCCCGCGAGCGCGGCATCGCTATCATCCTCGTCGAGCAGAATCTCGATCTCGTTCTCAAGGCTGCCGATCGATGCCTGGTGATGGAGAAGGGCAGGATCGTCCATTCGGGCGCGCCGGAGGCGTTCGCCGACGAAACCCTGCTCAAGGATCTACTGGCTTTGTAA
- a CDS encoding endonuclease/exonuclease/phosphatase family protein, translating to MENQRLRVVAWNCAGGFHRKVTALTAIGADIAILSEVPNNCAALVKGDASGAWIGTNPDYGLAVVGMNGWQIERIDPIIEERLFLPVRAVRGSEERHLVGVCVKKDENYVAPTLGAMSKLSSFISKNAAILAGDFNQLVSFDARRQPDAKFARVLDVLDRLGLVSAWHGHHGERFGAENASTYFHQWKRVQGFHIDYVFVPNSIAVSSAVLGSYDEFVTTRLSDHVPLTVDLC from the coding sequence ATGGAAAATCAACGATTGCGTGTGGTGGCGTGGAATTGTGCGGGCGGATTTCATCGCAAGGTGACCGCCTTGACCGCGATCGGGGCGGACATTGCCATTCTTTCCGAAGTTCCGAACAACTGTGCTGCGCTCGTCAAGGGCGATGCGTCCGGAGCTTGGATAGGCACCAATCCGGACTACGGCCTTGCAGTGGTCGGAATGAACGGATGGCAGATCGAACGTATCGATCCCATCATCGAAGAACGGCTGTTTCTTCCCGTTAGAGCCGTACGTGGCTCGGAGGAACGCCACCTTGTCGGTGTCTGCGTCAAAAAGGATGAAAATTACGTCGCGCCGACGTTGGGGGCCATGTCCAAACTGTCGAGTTTCATTTCCAAAAACGCGGCAATCCTCGCCGGAGACTTCAACCAATTGGTAAGTTTCGACGCGAGGAGACAGCCGGACGCGAAGTTCGCGCGAGTTCTGGACGTTCTTGATCGGCTTGGCCTGGTCAGCGCGTGGCACGGGCACCATGGGGAGAGATTCGGCGCGGAGAACGCATCCACCTACTTCCATCAATGGAAGCGGGTTCAGGGCTTTCACATCGATTATGTCTTTGTGCCAAACAGCATTGCGGTGTCCTCAGCAGTGCTGGGAAGCTATGACGAGTTTGTCACGACCAGGTTGAGCGATCATGTGCCGCTCACGGTCGATCTTTGCTAA
- the hisD gene encoding histidinol dehydrogenase, whose translation MAITLRLSDADFEQRFAAFLLTKREVSEDVDAVVRAIIARVRAEGDAALIDYTQKFEQADLKGLGIAVSQDDIAKAYDAADPQTVEALKFARDRIRSHHERQRPNDDRYTDAAGVELGSRWTAIEAVGLYVPGGTASYPSSVLMSAVPAKVAGVERIVMAVPAPGGVINPLVLVAADLTGISEIYRVGGAQAIAALAYGTETIKPVAKIVGPGNAYVAAAKRQVFGTVGIDMIAGPSEVLVVADGNNDPDWVAADLLAQAEHDVSAQSILITDDPDFGAAVEQAVERQLQNLSRAGTAAASWRDFGAVIHVPRIEAALPLVDRIAAEHVELAIDEPEAFLARMRNAGAVFLGRHTPEAIGDYVGGSNHVLPTARSARFSSGLSVLDFVKRTSILKLGPEQLRALAPAAIALATAEGLDGHGRSVAIRLNT comes from the coding sequence ATGGCCATCACGCTTCGTCTGTCCGATGCCGATTTCGAGCAGCGGTTTGCCGCGTTCCTTTTGACCAAGCGCGAGGTCTCGGAGGACGTCGACGCCGTGGTGCGCGCGATCATCGCGCGGGTGCGCGCCGAGGGCGACGCGGCGCTCATCGATTACACGCAGAAATTCGAACAGGCCGATCTGAAAGGCCTCGGCATTGCCGTCTCGCAAGACGACATCGCCAAGGCATACGATGCGGCCGACCCGCAGACGGTGGAGGCGCTCAAATTCGCCCGTGACCGGATCCGTTCGCATCACGAGCGGCAGCGGCCGAACGACGACCGTTATACCGACGCTGCCGGCGTCGAGCTCGGCTCGCGCTGGACGGCGATCGAGGCGGTCGGGCTCTACGTACCCGGCGGTACGGCGAGTTACCCAAGCTCGGTGCTAATGAGCGCCGTACCGGCCAAGGTCGCCGGCGTCGAGCGCATCGTCATGGCGGTGCCGGCGCCCGGCGGCGTCATCAATCCGCTGGTGCTGGTGGCGGCGGACCTGACCGGCATATCCGAGATCTACCGCGTCGGCGGCGCGCAGGCGATCGCAGCACTTGCCTACGGCACCGAAACGATAAAGCCGGTCGCCAAGATCGTCGGCCCCGGCAATGCCTATGTTGCGGCGGCCAAGCGCCAGGTGTTCGGCACGGTCGGCATCGACATGATCGCAGGGCCTTCAGAAGTGCTTGTCGTGGCCGACGGCAATAACGATCCGGACTGGGTCGCCGCCGACCTGCTTGCCCAGGCCGAGCATGACGTGTCGGCGCAGTCGATCCTGATCACCGACGATCCTGACTTCGGCGCGGCGGTTGAACAGGCGGTCGAACGCCAGTTGCAAAACCTGTCGCGGGCCGGGACGGCGGCGGCGAGCTGGCGCGACTTCGGCGCCGTCATCCATGTCCCCCGAATCGAGGCGGCGCTGCCGCTGGTCGACCGCATCGCGGCCGAACATGTCGAGCTTGCCATCGACGAGCCGGAAGCCTTCCTGGCGCGGATGCGCAATGCCGGCGCCGTCTTTCTCGGCCGCCACACACCGGAAGCCATCGGCGACTATGTCGGCGGCTCCAACCATGTGCTGCCGACGGCGCGATCGGCGCGCTTCTCGTCCGGGCTTTCGGTGCTCGATTTCGTCAAGCGCACCTCGATCCTGAAGCTCGGGCCGGAGCAATTGCGGGCGCTGGCGCCGGCGGCCATCGCGCTGGCCACAGCGGAAGGCCTCGACGGGCATGGACGCTCCGTCGCCATCCGGCTGAATACGTAG
- a CDS encoding arsenate-mycothiol transferase ArsC codes for MNAVRSPMAELLARQVLPATTFVASAGVRGGERDPFVDAVLAEDGLSLGDRHPRTLDDLEDDYFDLIITLSPEAHHTALELTRSLAVDVEYWPMPDPTGVGGTREQIMAAYREVRERLKARLSSRFLAPEAEKPG; via the coding sequence ATGAACGCCGTGCGCTCGCCGATGGCCGAACTGCTGGCGCGCCAAGTGCTTCCGGCCACCACCTTCGTCGCGTCTGCCGGGGTGCGCGGCGGCGAACGTGACCCGTTCGTCGACGCCGTGCTGGCCGAGGACGGGCTTTCGCTCGGCGACCGGCACCCGAGGACGCTGGACGATCTCGAGGACGACTATTTCGACCTGATCATCACGCTGTCGCCGGAAGCCCATCACACCGCGCTCGAGCTTACCCGCTCGCTCGCCGTCGACGTCGAATATTGGCCGATGCCGGACCCGACCGGCGTCGGCGGCACGCGCGAGCAGATCATGGCCGCCTATCGCGAAGTGCGCGAACGGCTGAAGGCGCGGCTATCCAGCCGTTTTCTGGCGCCGGAAGCAGAAAAACCGGGCTGA